A single Candidatus Zymogenus saltonus DNA region contains:
- the lexA gene encoding transcriptional repressor LexA has protein sequence MTGSSTKNNPKGAGRLTDRQREALDIIRTFIDKEGYPPTVRELADTMGISGPKGAKEYMDILERKGYIERVHQSPRALKIVDLKPGDTGAASEGVEIEGATRPPLWLRDIPVIGRVAAGEPITAVENIEGYFSPDNRKDDLFMLRVRGESMIDVHIAPGDMVLVRPQQHAESGDIVVALLNGEATVKRYKMGSGRGPEGAGAMLFPENRDMKPIVVEGEDDFSIVGKVVGVVRDMEGDLVVPE, from the coding sequence ATGACAGGCTCTTCGACAAAAAACAACCCCAAGGGGGCCGGGAGGCTCACCGACCGGCAGAGAGAGGCCCTTGACATCATCCGCACCTTCATCGACAAGGAGGGCTACCCCCCCACCGTCAGGGAGCTGGCCGACACCATGGGGATATCGGGGCCGAAGGGGGCAAAAGAATACATGGACATCCTCGAGCGAAAGGGCTACATCGAAAGGGTCCACCAGAGCCCGAGGGCGCTCAAGATCGTAGACCTAAAGCCCGGAGATACGGGCGCCGCCAGCGAGGGAGTAGAAATCGAGGGGGCAACGAGGCCGCCCCTGTGGCTCAGAGACATCCCTGTCATCGGGCGGGTGGCGGCGGGAGAGCCGATCACCGCCGTAGAGAACATCGAGGGATACTTCTCCCCCGACAACAGAAAGGACGACCTCTTCATGCTCAGGGTCAGGGGGGAGAGCATGATAGACGTCCACATCGCCCCGGGAGACATGGTCCTGGTAAGGCCGCAGCAGCACGCCGAGAGCGGAGACATCGTGGTCGCCCTCCTTAACGGCGAGGCCACCGTAAAGCGCTACAAGATGGGGTCGGGGCGGGGGCCGGAGGGCGCCGGCGCGATGCTCTTTCCCGAAAACAGGGACATGAAGCCTATCGTCGTCGAGGGGGAGGACGACTTCTCCATCGTGGGGAAGGTCGTCGGCGTGGTGAGGGACATGGAGGGGGACCTTGTGGTCCCGGAATAG
- a CDS encoding site-specific DNA-methyltransferase has protein sequence MKNQYKKIELELRRELNGKELSILKDLSVRIPEEDFFIEQANGNIVLNLRALDLNSFESMVKELSTRYHLQEDDNPFLKIRDKILAIGSYGIKGKKRLFVGYNKERKVKDRTKKGEERGLHYYAMDGNFKKRNNELPDEYVNRIICDDSEEFLKQLPENSIDLVFTSPPYNFGLDYDSDESEDGVDWQKYFDKLFAVFDECIRVLKYGGRIIVNIQPLFSDYIPSHHVISNFFMQKKLIWKGEILWEKNNYNCKYTAWGSWKSPSSPYLKYTWEFLEVFCKGTLKKEGKTENIDITGDEFKKWVVSKWSIAPERNMKKYDHPAMFPEELAIRVLKLFSFKNDIVLDPFNGVGTTTAVARKLQRRYLGIDISEEYCQRAQDRIGETLF, from the coding sequence ATGAAAAATCAATACAAAAAGATTGAGTTGGAACTTAGAAGGGAACTCAATGGAAAGGAATTAAGTATATTGAAAGACCTTTCCGTTCGAATCCCCGAAGAGGATTTTTTTATAGAGCAAGCAAATGGCAATATAGTTTTAAACCTGAGAGCGCTGGACTTAAATAGTTTTGAGAGCATGGTTAAGGAATTGTCAACAAGATACCATTTGCAGGAAGATGACAATCCGTTCCTTAAGATACGAGACAAGATACTGGCCATTGGAAGCTATGGTATTAAGGGTAAGAAGAGACTTTTTGTAGGTTATAACAAAGAAAGGAAAGTAAAGGACAGGACAAAAAAGGGAGAAGAAAGAGGCTTACATTACTATGCGATGGACGGAAATTTTAAAAAAAGGAATAATGAATTACCCGATGAATATGTAAATAGAATCATATGCGATGACAGTGAGGAGTTCCTTAAGCAGCTTCCAGAAAACAGTATCGATTTAGTATTTACCTCACCGCCGTACAATTTCGGCCTCGATTACGACTCTGATGAGTCTGAAGATGGAGTGGACTGGCAAAAGTACTTTGATAAGCTTTTTGCGGTTTTTGATGAATGTATAAGGGTTCTAAAATATGGTGGCAGGATTATTGTGAACATCCAGCCACTTTTTTCCGATTATATTCCAAGTCATCATGTAATAAGTAACTTCTTTATGCAGAAAAAGCTAATCTGGAAAGGCGAAATCCTTTGGGAGAAAAACAACTACAATTGCAAGTACACCGCCTGGGGCAGCTGGAAAAGTCCCAGTAGCCCGTACCTGAAATACACATGGGAATTTCTGGAGGTCTTTTGCAAGGGGACCTTAAAGAAGGAAGGTAAAACCGAAAACATAGATATCACAGGAGATGAATTTAAAAAGTGGGTTGTAAGTAAGTGGTCGATAGCCCCCGAAAGGAACATGAAAAAGTATGATCATCCGGCAATGTTCCCTGAAGAATTGGCAATAAGGGTCTTGAAGCTTTTTAGCTTTAAAAATGACATCGTTTTGGATCCCTTTAACGGGGTGGGCACAACAACTGCAGTCGCAAGAAAGTTGCAAAGGCGTTATTTGGGAATAGATATTTCCGAAGAATATTGTCAAAGGGCGCAAGATAGAATAGGAGAGACGCTATTTTAA